From the genome of Variovorax sp. RA8, one region includes:
- the flhA gene encoding flagellar biosynthesis protein FlhA, whose amino-acid sequence MNAIATFLRLPPQSLSGTHMKGLAGPILIIMILSMMVLPLPPFLLDLLFTFNIAMSVMVLLVSMYTMKALDFAAFPAVLLFSTLLRLSLNVASTRVVLMHGHTGPDAAGKVIEAFGHFLVGGNFAVGVMVFIILVLINFMVITKGAGRIAEVGARFMLDAMPGKQMAIDADLNAGLIGEDVARKRRTEVAQEADFYGSMDGASKFVRGDAIAGLLIMVINIIGGLVVGVVQHGLDFSTAGKTYTLLAIGDGLVAQIPALVISTAAGVIVSRVTTDEDVGRQLTGQLFSNPQVLFLTAAIIGLMGMIPGMPNLAFLLIAGSLAWFGRRLLLRAPQKAAEQAAAAKAAAAAPATEAAEATWDDVALVDPLGMEVGYRLIPLVDQSQQGELLGRIKSIRKKIAQELGFLVPVVHIRDNLEIQPNSYIIRLKGVEIGRGEAYPNQWMAINPGQVTGTLPGTPTQDPAFGLPAVWIDASQRQQAQVFGYTVVDACTVMATHLNHLIQTHAAELLGRQEVQQLLDQVGKTAPKLTEDLVPKVLSLSTLHKVLQNLLEEEVPIRDMRTILDVMAEHAPTVKDATELTSLTRLALGRAIVQQLFPGDSELQVLGLDAALDGVLQQAMTNNSGIEPGLADNLLAQTQAAIARQEQMGLVPVLVVQHSLRVLLSRFLRRSLPQLKVLSHAEIPDSRHIKITATIGGRV is encoded by the coding sequence ATGAACGCGATCGCCACTTTCCTGCGACTGCCGCCGCAGAGCCTCTCGGGCACCCACATGAAGGGCCTGGCAGGGCCCATCCTCATCATCATGATCCTGAGCATGATGGTGCTGCCGCTGCCGCCCTTCCTGCTGGACCTGCTGTTCACCTTCAACATCGCGATGTCGGTGATGGTGCTGCTGGTCAGCATGTACACCATGAAGGCGCTGGACTTCGCCGCCTTCCCGGCGGTGCTGCTGTTCTCCACACTGCTGCGCCTGTCGCTCAACGTGGCCTCCACCCGCGTGGTGCTGATGCACGGCCATACCGGCCCCGACGCAGCGGGCAAGGTGATCGAGGCCTTCGGCCACTTCCTGGTGGGCGGCAACTTCGCGGTCGGCGTGATGGTCTTCATCATCCTGGTGCTGATCAACTTCATGGTCATCACCAAGGGCGCGGGCCGCATCGCCGAGGTCGGCGCGCGCTTCATGCTCGACGCCATGCCCGGCAAGCAGATGGCGATCGATGCCGACCTCAACGCCGGGCTGATCGGCGAGGACGTGGCGCGCAAGCGGCGCACCGAGGTCGCGCAGGAAGCCGACTTCTACGGCTCCATGGACGGTGCCAGCAAGTTCGTGCGCGGCGATGCCATCGCAGGCCTGCTGATCATGGTGATCAACATCATCGGCGGGCTGGTGGTGGGCGTGGTGCAGCACGGGCTGGACTTCTCGACTGCCGGCAAGACCTACACGCTGCTGGCCATCGGCGACGGCCTGGTGGCGCAGATCCCGGCGCTGGTGATCTCGACCGCGGCCGGCGTGATCGTGTCGCGCGTGACCACCGACGAGGACGTGGGGCGCCAGCTCACCGGCCAGCTCTTTTCCAACCCGCAGGTGCTGTTCCTCACGGCCGCGATCATCGGCCTGATGGGCATGATTCCCGGCATGCCGAACCTGGCCTTCCTGCTGATCGCGGGCAGCCTCGCCTGGTTCGGCCGCCGGCTGCTGCTGCGCGCGCCGCAGAAGGCGGCCGAGCAGGCGGCTGCCGCCAAGGCCGCGGCCGCCGCGCCGGCGACCGAGGCGGCCGAGGCCACCTGGGATGACGTGGCCCTGGTCGACCCGCTGGGCATGGAAGTCGGCTATCGGCTGATCCCGCTGGTGGACCAGTCGCAGCAGGGCGAGCTGCTGGGCCGCATCAAGAGCATCCGCAAGAAGATCGCGCAGGAGCTGGGCTTCCTGGTGCCGGTGGTGCACATCCGCGACAACCTCGAGATCCAGCCCAACAGCTACATCATCCGCCTCAAGGGCGTGGAGATCGGGCGCGGCGAGGCGTATCCGAACCAGTGGATGGCGATCAATCCCGGCCAGGTCACGGGCACGCTGCCCGGCACACCGACCCAGGACCCGGCCTTCGGCCTGCCCGCGGTGTGGATCGACGCCAGCCAGCGCCAGCAGGCGCAGGTCTTCGGCTACACGGTGGTCGACGCCTGCACGGTGATGGCCACGCACCTCAACCACCTGATCCAGACCCACGCCGCCGAGCTGCTGGGCCGCCAGGAGGTGCAGCAGCTGCTGGACCAGGTCGGCAAGACCGCTCCCAAGCTGACCGAGGACCTGGTGCCCAAGGTGCTCTCGCTGAGCACGCTGCACAAGGTGCTGCAGAACCTGCTCGAGGAGGAGGTGCCGATCCGCGACATGCGCACCATCCTCGACGTGATGGCCGAGCACGCGCCGACCGTCAAGGACGCCACCGAGCTGACCTCGCTCACGCGCCTGGCGCTGGGCCGCGCCATCGTGCAGCAGCTGTTCCCGGGCGATTCGGAGCTGCAGGTGCTCGGGCTCGACGCCGCGCTCGACGGCGTGCTGCAGCAGGCCATGACCAACAACAGCGGCATCGAGCCGGGCCTGGCCGACAACCTGCTCGCGCAGACCCAGGCCGCGATCGCGCGCCAGGAGCAGATGGGCCTGGTGCCGGTGCTGGTCGTGCAGCACTCGCTGCGCGTGCTGCTCTCTCGCTTCCTGCGGCGCAGCCTGCCGCAGCTCAAGGTGCTCTCGCATGCCGAGATCCCTGATTCCCGTCACATCAAGATCACCGCCACCATCGGAGGAAGAGTTTGA
- the flhB gene encoding flagellar biosynthesis protein FlhB has translation MAEESDLEKTEPASPRRLEKAREEGNVARSRELVTFVLLATAVAGLWALSGPLGRHFQASFIHGLRFERAAAFDTSFMLTQAGLLAMQALIATAPLMGMLVLAALVAPLMLGGWLFSTQALGPKFDKLDPIAGIKRLISTQSLAELFKALAKSLLIGGVAWLVIMDGMDEVNALMAQSERAALPQMILLVARNCALITAALLLIALVDVPWQLWSYYRKLRMSREDLRQEHKESEGDPHIKAQIRRQQQQMAKRRMMSEVPKADIVVTNPTHFAVALKYVDGDMRAPRVVAKGTDRVAERIREIARENKVAILEAPPLTRALYKNTRLGDEIPAGLYTAVAEVLAWVYRLKRWQAEGGEAPRTPGDLPIPQDLEYNVQAA, from the coding sequence ATGGCTGAAGAAAGCGATCTCGAAAAGACAGAACCGGCCTCGCCGCGGCGCCTGGAGAAGGCGCGCGAAGAAGGCAACGTGGCCCGCTCTCGCGAGCTGGTCACCTTCGTTCTGCTCGCCACCGCTGTCGCCGGCCTGTGGGCGCTGTCCGGGCCGTTGGGCCGGCACTTCCAGGCATCGTTCATCCACGGACTGCGCTTCGAGCGTGCGGCGGCCTTCGACACCTCCTTCATGCTGACGCAGGCCGGGCTGCTCGCGATGCAGGCGCTGATCGCGACGGCGCCGCTGATGGGCATGCTCGTGCTGGCCGCGCTGGTGGCGCCGCTGATGCTCGGCGGCTGGCTGTTCTCGACCCAGGCGCTGGGCCCCAAGTTCGACAAGCTCGATCCCATCGCGGGTATCAAGCGCCTGATCTCCACCCAGTCGCTGGCCGAACTGTTCAAGGCACTGGCCAAGTCGCTGCTGATCGGCGGCGTGGCCTGGCTGGTGATCATGGATGGCATGGACGAGGTCAACGCGCTGATGGCCCAGTCCGAGCGCGCCGCGCTGCCGCAGATGATCCTGCTCGTGGCGCGCAACTGCGCACTCATCACCGCCGCGCTGCTGCTGATCGCACTGGTGGACGTGCCCTGGCAGCTGTGGAGCTACTACCGCAAGCTGCGCATGTCGCGCGAGGACCTGCGCCAGGAGCACAAGGAAAGCGAGGGCGACCCGCACATCAAGGCGCAGATCCGCCGCCAGCAGCAGCAGATGGCCAAGCGCCGCATGATGTCCGAGGTGCCCAAGGCCGACATCGTGGTCACCAATCCCACGCACTTCGCGGTCGCCCTCAAGTACGTCGACGGCGACATGCGCGCGCCGCGCGTGGTGGCCAAGGGCACGGACCGCGTGGCCGAGCGCATCCGCGAGATCGCCCGGGAGAACAAGGTCGCGATCCTCGAGGCGCCGCCGCTCACGCGCGCGCTCTACAAGAACACGCGCCTGGGCGACGAGATTCCTGCCGGCCTCTACACGGCAGTGGCCGAGGTGCTGGCCTGGGTCTACCGGCTCAAGCGCTGGCAGGCCGAGGGCGGCGAGGCGCCGCGCACGCCGGGCGATCTGCCCATTCCCCAGGACCTTGAATACAACGTGCAGGCTGCATGA